A portion of the Ferrimonas lipolytica genome contains these proteins:
- a CDS encoding Dam family site-specific DNA-(adenine-N6)-methyltransferase gives MTKSRAFLKWAGGKYKLVDQIATRLPAATRLVEPFVGAGSVFLNTDFDSYQLSDINPDLIGLYNSLKQRPDAFIDDARKFFVPENNDKQVYYHLRSEFNQTTDVWERSLLFLYMNRFGYNGLCRYNKKGGFNVPFGSYKKPYFPEKELYFFAEKAQRANFVCEGYAQSFARAKAGDVVYCDPPYLPLSTTANFTSYATGGFSLDDQALLADCAADAATRGVPVLISNHDTPLARKLYHESKMETIQVQRSISQTATGRKKVDELFALYR, from the coding sequence ATGACCAAATCCAGAGCGTTTTTGAAATGGGCAGGGGGTAAATACAAGCTAGTGGACCAGATTGCCACTCGTTTGCCTGCTGCTACGCGCTTGGTTGAGCCGTTTGTTGGGGCGGGTTCGGTGTTCCTAAATACCGATTTTGACTCCTATCAGTTGAGCGACATTAACCCGGATCTGATTGGCCTTTATAACTCGTTGAAGCAGCGCCCAGATGCCTTCATCGATGATGCCCGCAAGTTCTTTGTCCCAGAAAACAATGATAAACAGGTGTATTACCACCTACGCTCGGAGTTTAATCAAACTACCGATGTGTGGGAACGTTCGTTGCTGTTTCTCTATATGAACCGATTTGGTTATAACGGCCTATGCCGTTACAACAAGAAGGGCGGCTTTAACGTACCGTTTGGTTCCTATAAAAAGCCATACTTCCCAGAGAAAGAGTTGTACTTCTTTGCTGAGAAAGCTCAACGCGCCAACTTTGTTTGTGAAGGCTACGCACAGTCATTTGCACGTGCCAAAGCGGGTGATGTGGTTTATTGCGATCCACCGTATTTGCCACTTTCAACCACTGCCAACTTCACCAGTTATGCCACCGGTGGATTTTCGCTGGATGATCAGGCGTTGCTGGCGGACTGTGCCGCGGATGCAGCAACTCGCGGTGTACCGGTGCTGATCAGTAATCATGATACGCCGTTGGCTCGTAAGCTTTATCATGAGTCAAAGATGGAAACCATTCAGGTGCAACGCTCGATTAGCCAAACGGCGACTGGTCGTAAAAAGGTGGATGAGTTATTTGCGCTGTATCGGTAA
- a CDS encoding DUF2970 domain-containing protein, which yields MQTLLSVLAALFGVQTEANRQRDFKRVSPLPFIATGIIAIIIFVISLIALVQWVLS from the coding sequence ATGCAAACGCTGCTGAGCGTTCTTGCGGCCCTATTTGGGGTTCAAACAGAAGCCAACCGCCAGCGGGATTTCAAACGAGTCTCACCACTACCGTTTATCGCTACTGGTATCATCGCCATCATCATCTTTGTAATTAGCCTGATCGCGCTCGTACAGTGGGTATTGTCCTAA
- a CDS encoding TorF family putative porin, giving the protein MMKNYINSGLAAVLLASTGSVAAVELGNGTSLSFNAALVSNYLFRGVTLSDDDFAGQAGADLEHESGLYAGIWGSSYDNGGDTEYEIDWWAGYGFDVNENVSLDFGVTRYYYADVGGHTTEYYAGAGVYGLGLGVFYDETLESWYFEGNYDFDIAENTTLSTHAGYAEPDEGDGAYDLGVTVAYSFNDYAEAFGGVVYHEDEDEAFVIGVNFYY; this is encoded by the coding sequence ATGATGAAAAACTATATAAACTCTGGCCTTGCAGCCGTTTTACTCGCTAGTACTGGCTCTGTTGCCGCAGTGGAATTGGGCAATGGCACCAGCCTTAGTTTCAATGCCGCCTTAGTTAGCAACTACCTATTCCGTGGCGTGACTCTGTCTGATGATGACTTCGCTGGTCAGGCCGGTGCCGATCTTGAACACGAATCTGGTCTTTACGCCGGCATTTGGGGTTCAAGCTATGACAACGGCGGTGACACCGAGTACGAGATTGACTGGTGGGCCGGTTACGGTTTCGACGTTAACGAAAATGTCTCTCTCGACTTTGGCGTGACTCGCTACTACTACGCTGATGTAGGTGGTCACACTACCGAGTACTACGCTGGCGCTGGTGTGTACGGTTTAGGCTTAGGCGTGTTCTACGATGAAACCTTAGAGTCATGGTACTTCGAAGGTAACTATGACTTTGATATTGCAGAAAATACTACCCTTAGCACTCACGCCGGTTATGCCGAACCAGACGAAGGCGATGGCGCCTATGATCTTGGCGTAACGGTGGCATACAGCTTTAACGATTACGCCGAAGCCTTTGGCGGTGTGGTTTATCATGAAGATGAAGATGAAGCCTTCGTTATTGGCGTAAACTTCTACTACTAA
- the rpe gene encoding ribulose-phosphate 3-epimerase produces MTKHLIAPSILSADFARLGEDVAQVLASGADVVHFDVMDNHYVPNLTIGPMVCQALRDYGITAPIDVHLMVKPVDRLIPDFAKAGASIITFHPEASEHLDRTIQLIKDHGCQAGLVFNPATPLHYLDYVMDKLDVILLMSVNPGFGGQSFIPNTLDKTREVRKRIDASGRDIRLEIDGGVKVDNIREIAAAGADMFVAGSAIFNQPDYKAVIDQMRAELAQA; encoded by the coding sequence ATGACTAAGCACTTAATTGCTCCATCCATTTTGTCTGCAGACTTCGCTCGTTTAGGCGAAGACGTAGCGCAGGTACTCGCCAGTGGTGCCGATGTAGTTCACTTTGATGTGATGGATAACCATTATGTTCCCAATCTCACCATTGGTCCTATGGTGTGCCAAGCGTTACGTGATTACGGCATTACCGCACCCATCGATGTGCATTTGATGGTTAAACCTGTGGACCGACTGATCCCTGATTTTGCTAAAGCTGGCGCATCCATTATTACCTTCCACCCAGAAGCCAGTGAACACTTGGATAGAACCATCCAATTGATCAAAGACCACGGTTGTCAGGCTGGCTTGGTGTTTAACCCGGCCACCCCATTGCACTATCTCGATTACGTAATGGATAAACTTGATGTCATTTTGTTGATGTCGGTTAACCCGGGCTTTGGTGGCCAGTCGTTTATTCCGAACACCTTAGACAAGACCCGAGAGGTGCGTAAACGCATCGACGCTAGTGGTCGCGATATCCGTTTAGAGATCGACGGTGGGGTTAAAGTCGATAACATTCGAGAGATCGCCGCTGCCGGTGCTGACATGTTTGTGGCCGGCTCTGCCATCTTCAATCAACCGGACTACAAAGCGGTGATTGATCAGATGCGTGCTGAATTGGCGCAAGCGTAA
- a CDS encoding phosphoglycolate phosphatase, protein MVFSDVQAIAFDLDGTLVDSGPSLATAVAEALVAVGHPPCQLTDALGWIGNGAPMLVKRALSNSVEPDPNLSAALVEQTLAHFASAYAKHQPGPDLLYPNVAATLKSLHQRGYKIALVTNKPSEFVADILEGAGIAAYFELWFGGDCLAEKKPSPLPLHTLLQHWQLEPQQLLMVGDSRNDVLAAKAAGCRCVGLSYGYNYGQNISELNPDLVLDHFQHLLAALPAQTETCA, encoded by the coding sequence ATGGTATTTTCTGACGTTCAAGCGATCGCCTTCGATCTTGATGGTACTTTAGTCGATTCTGGCCCAAGCCTCGCCACAGCTGTTGCCGAGGCTTTAGTTGCAGTCGGTCACCCGCCTTGTCAGTTGACCGACGCCCTTGGTTGGATTGGCAACGGTGCGCCAATGTTGGTTAAGCGGGCGCTCAGCAACAGCGTTGAGCCAGATCCAAACTTATCGGCCGCGTTGGTTGAGCAAACATTAGCTCACTTTGCTAGTGCCTATGCCAAGCACCAACCAGGCCCAGACCTGCTTTACCCCAATGTTGCGGCAACCCTTAAATCATTACACCAGCGCGGTTATAAGATTGCATTGGTGACCAATAAACCAAGCGAATTCGTTGCTGATATTCTTGAAGGCGCTGGTATCGCTGCCTATTTTGAGTTGTGGTTTGGTGGCGACTGTTTGGCGGAGAAAAAGCCGAGCCCATTGCCACTGCATACATTGTTGCAACATTGGCAGCTTGAACCTCAGCAACTATTGATGGTTGGTGATTCACGTAACGACGTTTTGGCGGCCAAGGCCGCAGGCTGTCGTTGCGTTGGTTTAAGTTATGGCTATAACTATGGCCAAAATATTTCTGAGCTAAACCCTGACTTAGTGCTCGACCATTTTCAACATCTGCTGGCAGCTTTGCCGGCACAAACAGAGACCTGTGCATAA